From Chroogloeocystis siderophila 5.2 s.c.1, the proteins below share one genomic window:
- the rpaB gene encoding response regulator transcription factor RpaB, with translation MESHKEKILVVDDEASIRRILETRLSMIGYDVVTAADGEEALDTFRKAQPDLVVLDVMMPKLDGYGVCQELRKESDVPIIMLTALGDVADRITGLELGADDYVVKPFSPKELEARIRSVLRRVDKTGVTGIPSSGVIHVGQLRIDTNKRQVYKGDERIRLTGMEFSLLELLVSRSGEAFSRSEILQEVWGYTPERHVDTRVVDVHISRLRAKLEDDPSNPELILTARGTGYLFQRIIEPGEE, from the coding sequence TTGGAAAGTCATAAAGAAAAAATCTTAGTAGTAGATGACGAAGCAAGCATACGTCGTATTTTAGAAACCCGACTATCAATGATTGGTTATGACGTTGTTACCGCAGCTGACGGGGAAGAAGCACTCGACACATTTCGGAAAGCGCAACCTGATTTAGTTGTACTTGACGTCATGATGCCAAAGCTAGACGGCTACGGAGTTTGTCAAGAGCTACGTAAAGAATCAGACGTCCCAATCATTATGCTAACAGCCTTGGGAGATGTCGCAGATCGCATCACAGGTTTAGAACTCGGTGCGGATGATTACGTTGTCAAACCATTTTCTCCTAAAGAACTCGAAGCGCGGATTCGTTCGGTATTGCGGCGAGTCGATAAAACGGGCGTGACAGGAATTCCAAGTTCAGGCGTGATTCACGTCGGACAACTGCGGATAGATACTAACAAACGGCAAGTTTACAAAGGAGATGAGCGGATTCGATTAACCGGAATGGAATTTAGTTTGCTTGAGTTACTCGTAAGTCGTTCAGGTGAAGCTTTCTCGCGCTCAGAGATTCTTCAAGAAGTGTGGGGCTATACTCCTGAAAGACACGTAGATACTCGCGTCGTAGATGTTCACATTTCGCGCTTGCGTGCAAAATTAGAAGACGATCCGAGTAATCCAGAACTTATTCTTACCGCAAGAGGTACGGGTTATTTGTTTCAACGCATTATAGAACCAGGCGAGGAGTGA
- a CDS encoding cofactor assembly of complex C subunit B yields MAKSDQNQFFRLLPIVVGALGGTLLLLNRLLTPELTGSQARADALGIMLSATLILTGLLWQRIIPQSPDTVSLVGQEGFEIAPLPEPAKTELAWASHLLLTNTATRSLVVFYQGKVLLRRGILGQQPEVKPGAILQRVLDKHKPVYLVDLKIYPGRIEFDYLPENTQGVIVQPIGQEGALILAANAPRSYTKQDENWIAGIADKLSVTLKNSTNVASVSG; encoded by the coding sequence ATGGCTAAATCAGACCAAAATCAATTCTTCCGGCTGCTACCAATTGTTGTAGGTGCGCTAGGAGGAACATTACTTCTGCTCAACCGTCTACTAACACCAGAGTTAACGGGTTCACAGGCACGAGCAGATGCGCTAGGGATTATGCTAAGCGCAACATTAATATTAACAGGTTTGCTATGGCAGCGAATTATACCGCAATCGCCCGATACCGTCAGTTTAGTCGGGCAAGAAGGTTTTGAGATTGCACCATTGCCAGAGCCAGCAAAAACAGAACTAGCTTGGGCATCGCACTTACTATTAACAAATACCGCAACGCGATCGCTAGTCGTATTCTACCAAGGTAAAGTATTGCTGCGGCGGGGTATTTTGGGTCAACAACCAGAAGTCAAACCAGGGGCAATTTTACAACGCGTGCTAGACAAGCACAAACCTGTTTACCTAGTAGACTTAAAAATATACCCAGGACGGATTGAATTTGATTACTTGCCAGAGAATACTCAAGGTGTAATAGTACAACCAATTGGTCAAGAGGGTGCGTTGATTTTAGCAGCTAATGCACCGCGTAGCTATACTAAGCAAGATGAAAATTGGATCGCGGGAATTGCTGATAAATTAAGTGTCACGCTCAAGAACTCTACAAATGTTGCTTCTGTCTCTGGATAA
- a CDS encoding DUF456 domain-containing protein: MLLTLYWVLVALMIVGVIGAVVPGIPGTSLILIAIIIWGVLQGSLSSIAVPLTVAIVVLLASIGIDFLASYWGAKRAGASKWGQIGAIVGLILGFLGLLPTLPFGGPLLGILLGPFLGAIIGEYLYQHNLQLAVKAGVGIVVGSLIGNLIQGALAVVTLSVFVLTTWSQIVGI; encoded by the coding sequence ATGTTGTTAACGCTGTATTGGGTGCTAGTTGCCCTGATGATTGTTGGTGTCATTGGCGCTGTGGTTCCAGGGATTCCTGGAACCAGTTTAATTTTAATAGCTATTATTATTTGGGGAGTTCTCCAAGGCTCGTTGAGTAGTATTGCTGTACCCCTCACGGTTGCGATCGTTGTGTTGCTTGCGAGTATCGGAATTGATTTTTTAGCAAGCTACTGGGGTGCGAAACGTGCTGGTGCAAGTAAATGGGGACAAATAGGCGCAATTGTCGGTTTAATCTTAGGCTTTTTAGGCTTATTACCAACTTTACCCTTCGGTGGACCTTTACTCGGTATTCTCCTCGGACCATTCCTTGGAGCGATTATAGGGGAATATCTTTATCAACACAATTTGCAACTAGCCGTCAAAGCTGGAGTAGGAATTGTCGTCGGTTCTTTGATAGGAAATTTAATTCAGGGAGCGTTAGCAGTTGTTACTTTAAGTGTTTTTGTATTAACAACTTGGTCACAAATCGTTGGCATCTAA
- a CDS encoding carboxypeptidase-like regulatory domain-containing protein gives MTFCTPSIEPAITVTVSDAQTNLPLEAKVVVQKQNFQEELQLSSVTPAGQFIYGGVFERPGVYTVSTSSDGYETSVLEKVEVTQGECHVLTRHLQVRLKPVKCN, from the coding sequence ATGACTTTTTGCACTCCTAGCATAGAACCTGCAATTACAGTAACAGTTTCTGATGCTCAAACAAATTTACCACTAGAAGCTAAAGTTGTTGTTCAAAAACAGAACTTCCAAGAGGAACTTCAACTGAGCAGTGTAACACCAGCAGGACAATTTATATATGGAGGAGTGTTTGAACGTCCTGGAGTCTATACCGTATCAACATCAAGCGATGGTTATGAAACTTCTGTCTTAGAGAAAGTCGAGGTAACTCAAGGTGAATGCCACGTACTCACTCGTCATCTTCAAGTTCGATTAAAACCCGTTAAATGCAACTAA
- a CDS encoding S8 family serine peptidase codes for MSYNLKLLESFSSNIFNTSLVSEPNSSGIPYNTTSELTEPVIYRNNRSSSSATYSPDVSNLPTPTYLSSSQDNLSTQIITDQEIQENTYSAFNNYPYITSDAPNNNNSDPLATTSINPIFTKFSVFDASGDNTLNSVFESGALRLNYNLDNIFSLLDVRLEALKGNSVVSTLGTWNQANLSNELINLASFSNFTGDSYQLRAVARTTDGQEFASASQAINVLSWNRINGSFKGEIIDYTADLGTGAVIIGRGGTDTLNLFEISPSSITSINGMSLADFNPLSGSTANQAIFGGTTFDYINLADGREIYLQGIERLRFSDSSIFELQVRTNDTFFGSQWNLHISDVSNAWRFTQGASNVLLASLDTGILTAAGASGDIVDIAIDRLITDPSDDDNFNNYGHGHSAISIMSSIANNSSGIAGINWNSSVYVNDVYRGVSLQQAIQDTISYARARNQRVVFQGGIQGNWFNSGGTREQLEQLIRDNSDIAIFAIAAGNGGPNGNLSDPNYLTSVSGVAQLETTHDNVMSVGALRNTSATTIVDGLTNASSVNLASYSNRGSNLTLVAATDSPAIDKFGNMRFFGGTSGANPNLAGIASLVWSVNSSLTGGQVRQILIDTAMDLGAEGRDNTFGHGLVNADAAVRRAVALQRSADLANLYSGCSIFV; via the coding sequence ATGTCATACAATTTAAAGCTACTAGAAAGCTTTAGTTCAAATATATTTAATACTTCTCTAGTTTCAGAACCAAACTCATCAGGCATACCATACAATACAACTTCAGAACTTACTGAACCAGTAATATACAGAAACAACAGATCGAGTAGCTCAGCAACTTATTCTCCTGATGTTTCTAACTTACCTACTCCGACATATTTAAGCTCTTCCCAAGATAATTTATCAACTCAGATAATTACAGACCAGGAAATTCAAGAAAATACATACTCAGCTTTTAATAACTATCCATATATCACAAGTGACGCACCGAATAACAATAATAGCGATCCATTAGCCACGACAAGTATTAATCCTATCTTTACCAAATTTAGTGTATTTGATGCTTCGGGAGACAATACTTTAAATAGCGTCTTTGAAAGTGGAGCTTTACGTCTCAACTATAATTTAGACAACATTTTTTCTTTATTAGATGTACGTCTAGAAGCCCTAAAAGGCAATAGTGTTGTATCAACTCTGGGAACTTGGAATCAAGCTAACTTATCGAATGAGTTAATTAACCTCGCCAGCTTTTCAAATTTTACTGGAGATAGTTATCAACTGCGTGCAGTAGCTCGTACTACTGACGGTCAAGAGTTTGCTTCTGCTTCTCAAGCTATAAATGTACTATCTTGGAACCGAATTAATGGCTCTTTTAAGGGTGAAATTATTGACTATACAGCAGACTTAGGGACAGGTGCCGTTATTATTGGACGCGGCGGTACAGATACATTAAACTTGTTTGAAATTTCTCCTTCTAGCATTACTAGTATTAATGGTATGAGCCTCGCTGATTTTAATCCGTTGTCTGGTTCAACTGCTAATCAAGCAATTTTTGGAGGTACAACCTTCGATTATATAAATCTTGCTGATGGTCGAGAAATTTACTTACAAGGTATTGAAAGATTGCGCTTTTCAGACTCCTCAATCTTTGAACTACAAGTACGCACTAATGATACTTTCTTCGGTTCTCAATGGAACTTACATATATCTGATGTAAGTAACGCATGGCGCTTTACTCAAGGGGCTAGCAATGTCTTACTAGCTTCTTTAGATACAGGAATTTTGACAGCAGCCGGTGCTAGCGGAGATATTGTTGATATTGCAATAGATCGCTTAATTACTGATCCTAGTGATGATGACAACTTTAATAACTATGGACATGGGCATTCTGCAATAAGTATCATGTCTTCAATTGCCAATAATTCCTCTGGGATTGCAGGAATTAACTGGAATAGCAGTGTGTACGTGAATGACGTATACAGAGGTGTATCTTTACAGCAAGCGATTCAAGATACTATTAGCTATGCACGAGCTAGAAATCAACGAGTTGTTTTCCAAGGCGGAATTCAAGGAAATTGGTTTAATAGTGGTGGAACGCGCGAACAACTTGAACAATTAATTCGAGATAACTCTGACATTGCTATTTTTGCGATCGCAGCCGGTAATGGTGGTCCTAATGGCAATCTTTCCGATCCTAATTACTTAACAAGCGTGAGTGGTGTTGCGCAATTAGAAACAACGCATGACAATGTTATGTCAGTTGGCGCACTACGGAACACAAGTGCTACAACGATAGTAGATGGCTTGACTAATGCTTCTTCTGTCAATCTTGCTAGTTACTCTAACCGTGGTTCTAATTTGACATTAGTAGCAGCAACCGATTCTCCAGCAATTGATAAATTCGGTAATATGCGCTTTTTTGGCGGAACCTCTGGCGCTAATCCTAACTTAGCTGGAATTGCTTCCTTGGTGTGGAGTGTCAATTCCAGCTTGACAGGAGGGCAAGTACGTCAGATTTTGATTGATACAGCAATGGATTTAGGAGCAGAGGGACGAGATAATACTTTTGGTCACGGATTAGTCAATGCAGATGCTGCTGTGCGTCGTGCAGTAGCACTCCAGCGTAGTGCTGACTTAGCAAATCTCTATTCTGGTTGTTCCATATTTGTGTAG